Within the Aeromicrobium sp. Root236 genome, the region ATCCCGACGACCTGCGGGCGTTCGTCGTCGACCACCTGAGCTCGGCGCCCGAGGTGGCGCTGACCGAGACCAACCTGATCTTCGAGCACAAGAGGGGCAGACTGGCGGAATGACAGCGATCGAGGCGAGCTTCCGGACCATACCGGGCACGCAGGCGGCCGAGGGACGTACGGGTGGGCATGCCGTGGTCGTCGACCGGCCGGCCGGTGTCGCGGGTGGTGCCGGAGCCGGGATGAACGGCGGGCAGCTCCTCGCGCTCGCGATCGGCGGCTGCCTCGCCAACGACGTCCGCTACGTGGCGGCGGTCCGCAACGACACGATCGACGACGTCCAGGTCGATGTCGCGCTCGAGATCGACAACGGGGTCGTGACGTCCGCCGACGTGGTGATCCGTCTGGTCGTGCCCGAGGGCGTCGACAGCAAGGCGCTGGTGGACGAGGCGGTCGAGGCCTCGACGGTGCTGGGCGCCGTGCGCGCCGGCTTCCCGGTCACGGTGCGTTAGCGGCCAGCCGCTCCTCGAGCTTGTCGCGGGCTGCGGGCCACTCGTCGTCGGTCATCGAGAACAGCACGGTGTCGCGCCACGACCCGTCGCGCCTGATGCGGTGCTTGCGCAGCACGCCCTCGCGGACTCCGCCGATGCGGGCGACAGCGGCCTGCGAGCGTTCGTTCTTGATGTCGACGTGCCAGACGACGCGGGCGCAGTCGAGGTCGTCGAACGCGTGGCGCAGCAGGAGGAGCTTGGCCTCGGTGTTGACACCGGTGCGCCAGAACCGCCGGCCCAGCCAGGTCGAGCCGATCGCGACGGTGCGGACTGAAGGGTCGATGTCGTAGTAGGTCGTGAGGCCGGCGACCTCGCCGGAGGCCTGGTCGACCTGGACCCACGGGACCGTTCCGGGCCTGGTCAGGTAGAGCCCGACCAACGCCTCGGCCTGCTCGATCGAGGCCGGCCGGGCGAACGACTGCCAGGTGAAGACCTCGTCGTCGTCCGACGCCCCGAGGACTCCCGCGGCATGGTGCGGCTGGAGCTGCTCGAGGCGTACGTGCTTGCCGGCCAGGGTCGGTGCCGCGTAGTAGTCATCAGGGCTCACGGTCATGCGGCCAACCTATCGACCGAGGCTCTCGTCCTTTCGACAAGCTCAAGGACCGGATGCAGCTCGGCGACCACACTCTCCTTGAGCCCTGGGGGTCCCCCGAGCAACAGGGCATAGCCCCGTTGGGGGAGCGAAAGGGGATCAGCGGGAGAGCCGGTCCAGGAAGGCGATGAGCAGCGCCTCTCGGAGTGCTGGCGGCGCCACGTCGAGCAGCGCGTTGACCGGGGCCATGCGATCCGGGACGGTGACCTCGCCGTCACCGGCGCCGAGGCCGGCCAAGGCCAGCAGACCGTCGAACGCCTCGTCGTCCAACGTCGCGGGGTCGATCGCCATCGCCGCGCCGCGCAGCTCGTCGTCGATCACGATCGGGCCGGCCGCCACCGCAGCCTGGACCGACTCGGCCAGCGCCGTCAGGAACTCCGGCACCGCCGGAGCCGTCGCCGCCGACACCGTGAGGTGCAGCGACGCCGGCATGTCGCCGAACGACATCTGGGGCTGCACGAACCAACCGCGGGCCAGCATCTCGTCGCTGATCGTGAACACGTCGCACGTGCCGTCCGTCTCGAGCGCCACGAGCGACGAGTCCGGCGGCACCACGAGTCGTACGTACTCCTGCGCCTCGACGCCGTCCGCGAGCGCCGCGGTCCCGTCGAGCGTCGTGCGTACGAGGTCGAGGTAGCCGTCGTCGCCGATCAGGTTGACCACGGCCCACGCCGCCGCGAGCGGTCCGCCCGACTTGGTGGACTGCATCGTGGCGTTGAGCATCGTGTAGCCGGGCCAGTCGGCGCTGGCGAAGTACTGGGTCTTCCGCAGGTACGGCGTCGCGTGCAACAGCAACGAGACACCCTTGGGCGTGTAGGCGTACTTGTGCAGGTCCGCCGAGATGCTCGACACCCCTGGCACCCGGAAGTCCCACGGCGGGACGTCGTGCCCGAGCCGCT harbors:
- a CDS encoding GNAT family N-acetyltransferase translates to MTVSPDDYYAAPTLAGKHVRLEQLQPHHAAGVLGASDDDEVFTWQSFARPASIEQAEALVGLYLTRPGTVPWVQVDQASGEVAGLTTYYDIDPSVRTVAIGSTWLGRRFWRTGVNTEAKLLLLRHAFDDLDCARVVWHVDIKNERSQAAVARIGGVREGVLRKHRIRRDGSWRDTVLFSMTDDEWPAARDKLEERLAANAP
- a CDS encoding aminotransferase class V-fold PLP-dependent enzyme, which produces MNTDDLLQRLEELRAHDLPTHGGRTMAYVYDSGLADADELGKRALAMYASTNGLDPTAFPSLLAMERELVGFARTLFHGPSAVGTVTSGGTESILLAVQAARDALPGTADPVMIVPTTIHAAFHKAAHYFGVERVSIDVDPVTKRADPAAMTAAMDAYGDRVVLVAASAPSYAHGVIDPIEAIAAETLRRGLRFHVDACIGGWVLPWAERLGHDVPPWDFRVPGVSSISADLHKYAYTPKGVSLLLHATPYLRKTQYFASADWPGYTMLNATMQSTKSGGPLAAAWAVVNLIGDDGYLDLVRTTLDGTAALADGVEAQEYVRLVVPPDSSLVALETDGTCDVFTISDEMLARGWFVQPQMSFGDMPASLHLTVSAATAPAVPEFLTALAESVQAAVAAGPIVIDDELRGAAMAIDPATLDDEAFDGLLALAGLGAGDGEVTVPDRMAPVNALLDVAPPALREALLIAFLDRLSR
- a CDS encoding OsmC family protein, which produces MTAIEASFRTIPGTQAAEGRTGGHAVVVDRPAGVAGGAGAGMNGGQLLALAIGGCLANDVRYVAAVRNDTIDDVQVDVALEIDNGVVTSADVVIRLVVPEGVDSKALVDEAVEASTVLGAVRAGFPVTVR